A window of the Cryptosporidium parvum Iowa II chromosome 7, whole genome shotgun sequence genome harbors these coding sequences:
- a CDS encoding Ced12 family of proteins that are conserved throughout eukaryotes — protein sequence MPHPDTVKGKIPSVFHDITTKNSFIPDITINSYEIHVDGSFQDIIKEKLRREKSGKTIYNKIQISIINRFWKLSKERKLLHYIRNKCLISLNCADPNHEQLFQDYWALAYPDYPEINRISSNWRLLGFQNDDPRFDFKCAELLTLENLVYFAENYRNIFKVILKESQRFSSSEKIKYSHQHSIQRSIINSHKINGMMSPFETPHNFQPSSSNLSIITTPINMKDSKKEFGSNFEPLLPKVTELRSTISEISNSSQIDQMNFSYPLSTALINVSIMICLYLNFIPSIYKIPGVPNVSASRKAMKNFMRLTNEFSFNTISELFSVCAIRFHAEWLDIVKFLGHKVAISEFDKVLKNVQVVMAETIENLPKDIIEFRQICNLEKYY from the coding sequence ATGCCACATCCAGACACTGTTAAAGGGAAAATACCTAGTGTTTTCCATGATATTACCACGAAAAACTCATTTATTCCCGATATAACCATTAATTCATATGAAATCCATGTGGATGGATCATTTCaagatataattaaagagAAGCTAAGGAGAGAAAAATCTGGAAAAacaatatataataaaatacaaatatcTATCATCAATCGGTTTTGGAAACTatcaaaagaaagaaagcTATTACACTATATACGCAATAAATGCCtaatttctttgaattgTGCCGATCCCAATCATGAGCAGCTATTTCAAGACTATTGGGCGTTAGCATATCCGGATTATCCAGAAATAAATCGAATTTCGAGTAACTGGAGGCTGCTAGGGTTCCAAAATGATGATCCAAGATTCGATTTTAAATGTGcagaattattaactttagAAAATTTGGTCTATTTTGCGGAAAATTATaggaatatatttaaagtGATCCTTAAAGAATCCCAAAGGTTTTCTTCGAgtgaaaaaattaaatactCACACCAGCATAGCATTCAAAGATCTATTATCAATTCCCACAAAATTAATGGCATGATGAGTCCATTTGAAACCCCACACAACTTTCAGCCTTCATCTAGTAATTTAAGTATTATCACCACTCcaataaatatgaaagattcaaaaaaagaatttggtAGTAACTTCGAGCCGTTATTACCAAAAGTTACAGAGTTAAGGTCAACTATTAGCGAAATAAGCAATAGTTCGCAAATTGatcaaatgaatttttcATATCCGCTTTCTACAGCGCTAATCAACGTTTCAATTATGATATGCCTTTatcttaattttattcCAAGTATATATAAGATTCCTGGAGTTCCAAATGTCTCAGCAAGCAGGAAAGCaatgaaaaattttatGAGACTAACCaatgaattttctttcaatacAATTTCTGAGCTTTTCAGTGTTTGTGCAATACGATTTCATGCAGAGTGGCTGGATATTGTAAAATTCTTAGGACATAAAGTTGCAATTTCAGAATTCGATAAAGTTCTTAAAAATGT